The genomic stretch GCTGCTGGGCGCTGATGGTCCTGCTGATCCCGCTGGGCGTCATGAACATCGTGGCGATGGCGGCCGTGGCGGCGCTGATCTTCTTCGAGAAGCTCTGGTACCGGGGCCCGCAGCTGGCCCGGCTGGCCGGTTGCGCCTTCCTCGTGTTGGCCGTGCTGGCGCCGTTCCAGGACTGGTTGCTGCCGGGCCTGCAGAGCCCGATGACGCCCATGTGATCCGCGTGCCGCTGACGGTTGCTAGCGGGTCACGACAGTGTGCACGGGGTAGATCTTCGGCTGCACGTCAGGAGCCCCGAGCTCGCGCAGGACCGGGATGATGAACTCACCGAACCGTTGGAAGGCCTCGTCCGACTCCCAGACGTCGACGACGAGCCAGCCGTTCGGTGTGGGGGCGGAGGTGTGCGAGATGAGGCCAGGGACGGGCCAGTCGGCGGAGTTCGTCACGGCGCCACGCCCGCCGGTGACCTTGTCCGCACTCTGCTCGTACTGGGCCCGAGTCATGCCCGGCACCTCGAAGACTGCAACGATCGCCATGGTGACCTCCGGTCAGGTGGAAACGGTCCACCCCAGTCGATCACTGCGGAAGGCAGAACGCTCGCCGGCCTGATCCGAACGGACGCGGCGTGGACGATCCCGCACTCGCGCTGGCGGGAGGCCAGGCCGTTGCGCCTGAGGGAGGCCACGCTGAAGCAGTCGACGGTGAATCCGGCAACGCCCGGTGGTTGTCCGGAGGGGAAAGCTCCCTCCGGACAACCGACTTCGGGCTCTAGAAGAACCCGAGCTTCTTCGGGCTGTATGAAACAAGAAGGTTCTTCGTCTGCTGGTAGTGCTCCAGCATCATCTTGTGCGTCTCGCGGCCGATGCCCGAGCCCTTGTAGCCGCCGAATGCCGCGTGGGCGGGGTAGGCGTGGTAGCAGTTCGTCCAGACGCGGCCCGCCTGGATCGCGCGGCCCGCGCGGTAGGCGGTGTTGGCGTCGCGGGTCCACACGCCGGCGCCCAGCCCGTACAGCGTGTCATTGGCGATCTTGATGGCGTCGTCGAAGTCGTCGAACGAGGTCACCGAGACGACCGGCCCGAAGATCTCCTCCTGGAAGATCCGCATCCGGTTGTTGCCCTCGAAGATGGTCGGCTGGACGTAGTAGCCGCCCTTGAGTTCGCCGTCGTGCTCGATGCGTTCCCCGCCGGTGAGGACCCGGGCGCCCTCCTGCCGGCCGATGTCGAGGTAGGAAAGGATCTTCTCCAACTGGTCGTTGGAGGCCTGGGCGCCGATCAT from Streptomyces davaonensis JCM 4913 encodes the following:
- a CDS encoding antibiotic biosynthesis monooxygenase family protein; translation: MAIVAVFEVPGMTRAQYEQSADKVTGGRGAVTNSADWPVPGLISHTSAPTPNGWLVVDVWESDEAFQRFGEFIIPVLRELGAPDVQPKIYPVHTVVTR